Proteins found in one Pseudomonas mosselii genomic segment:
- a CDS encoding MBL fold metallo-hydrolase: MIIGNNLHVEAFFDKATWTISYLVMDGETRQCALIDSVLDYDPKSGRTCTDSADKLIARVEALDAKVQWILDTHVHADHLSAAAYLKERLGGSIAIGAQITQVQKVFGTLFNAEPGFARDGSQFDVLFEDEEGFRIGNLHARALHTPGHTPACMSYMVEDAGEIAVFVGDTLFTPDYGTARCDFPGASARTLYQSIRRLLAFPDQTRLFMCHDYLPGGRELRFVTTVAEQRADNIHIHEGVSEDSFVQMREARDKTLDMPVLILPSVQINMRSGQFPEPEANGVSYLKIPLNKL; encoded by the coding sequence ATGATCATCGGCAACAACCTTCACGTCGAAGCGTTCTTCGACAAGGCGACCTGGACCATCAGCTACCTGGTCATGGATGGCGAGACGCGCCAATGCGCGCTGATCGACAGCGTGCTGGACTACGACCCCAAGTCCGGGCGCACCTGCACCGATTCGGCGGACAAGCTGATCGCCCGCGTCGAAGCGCTGGATGCCAAGGTGCAATGGATCCTGGATACCCATGTGCACGCCGACCATCTGTCTGCGGCGGCCTACCTCAAGGAGCGGCTTGGCGGCAGCATCGCGATCGGCGCGCAGATCACCCAGGTGCAGAAAGTCTTCGGCACCCTGTTCAACGCCGAGCCGGGTTTTGCCCGTGACGGCAGCCAGTTCGACGTCCTGTTCGAAGATGAGGAGGGATTTCGCATCGGCAACCTGCATGCCCGTGCCCTGCACACCCCTGGGCATACCCCGGCGTGCATGAGCTACATGGTCGAGGATGCGGGCGAGATCGCTGTGTTCGTCGGCGACACCTTGTTCACCCCCGACTATGGCACCGCCCGTTGCGACTTTCCTGGCGCCAGCGCGCGAACCCTGTACCAGTCGATCCGTCGCCTCCTCGCCTTCCCCGACCAGACCCGGCTGTTCATGTGCCACGACTACCTGCCTGGTGGCCGTGAGCTGCGCTTCGTCACCACCGTGGCCGAGCAACGCGCCGACAACATTCATATCCATGAAGGGGTCAGCGAAGACAGCTTCGTGCAGATGCGCGAAGCCCGTGACAAGACCCTCGACATGCCTGTGCTGATCCTGCCGTCGGTGCAGATCAACATGCGCAGCGGGCAATTCCCCGAACCTGAAGCCAACGGTGTGAGCTACCTGAAGATCCCGCTGAACAAGCTGTAA
- a CDS encoding OprD family porin has protein sequence MKIKVPLYLAAVSALSGSYAISAQAEDKPEGFIEGSSLTVLNRNFYFNRDNRDSTAPTYNSGKGNTNGYSEAWAHAIISKFNSGFTQGTVGFGVDAFAMIGLKLDTGDGRNGGRSSFDVLPVDNKGEARDEYTKVGGAAKVRLFDTIVKVGDVFPSTPVVASGDSRLLPESFRGVTVENTSIQGLTLQGGRLHAMSQPVSSNLNDNFVTFYGGPVNSPWIGYGGGDYSINDNWTVSVYASQLKDVWNQYYAGTSVVYPLSDDLALIGGFNYYKAVDEGKKRLGEFDNNIWSAKVGVRYGAHTLALSHQRNNGDDDFDYLRQSDSIFVDNSIQYSDFNSPKERSWMLRYDLNFTSYGIPGLTFMTRYARGSGADYSNANQFYMRTDDNGNPLDNQKRWERDVEVKYVVQTGPAKDLSFRLRQATTRATAFESDLDETRVIIEYPLSIL, from the coding sequence ATGAAAATCAAAGTACCACTGTATTTGGCGGCAGTTTCTGCGCTGTCTGGAAGCTATGCTATTTCGGCACAAGCTGAAGACAAGCCAGAAGGCTTCATTGAAGGCAGCAGCCTTACAGTGTTGAACCGTAACTTCTACTTCAACCGTGATAACCGCGACAGCACCGCCCCCACTTACAACAGTGGCAAGGGCAATACGAACGGCTACTCCGAAGCCTGGGCGCACGCGATCATCAGCAAATTCAACTCCGGGTTTACCCAAGGTACCGTTGGCTTTGGCGTTGATGCCTTTGCCATGATCGGCCTCAAGCTCGACACCGGTGATGGGCGCAACGGCGGCCGTAGCTCCTTCGACGTGCTGCCCGTTGATAACAAGGGTGAAGCTCGCGACGAATACACCAAGGTCGGCGGCGCAGCCAAAGTCCGCTTGTTCGATACCATCGTGAAAGTGGGTGATGTCTTCCCATCGACCCCGGTCGTCGCATCGGGTGACTCTCGCCTGCTGCCAGAGAGTTTCCGCGGTGTGACCGTTGAGAACACCAGCATCCAGGGCCTTACCCTCCAGGGTGGTCGTCTGCATGCGATGAGCCAGCCGGTCTCAAGCAACCTGAACGACAACTTCGTGACGTTCTACGGCGGCCCGGTCAACTCGCCATGGATCGGTTACGGTGGCGGTGACTACTCGATCAACGACAACTGGACTGTGAGCGTCTACGCCAGCCAGCTGAAAGACGTCTGGAATCAGTACTACGCCGGCACAAGCGTGGTTTACCCGCTGAGCGACGATCTGGCGCTGATCGGTGGCTTCAACTACTACAAAGCCGTAGATGAAGGTAAGAAGCGCCTGGGTGAATTCGACAACAACATCTGGAGTGCCAAGGTCGGTGTGCGTTACGGTGCCCACACCCTGGCCCTGTCGCATCAGCGCAACAACGGCGACGACGATTTCGACTACCTGCGTCAGTCGGACTCGATTTTCGTCGACAACTCCATCCAGTACAGCGACTTCAACTCGCCGAAAGAGCGTTCCTGGATGCTGCGCTATGACCTGAACTTCACCAGCTACGGCATTCCAGGCCTGACGTTCATGACGCGCTACGCCAGAGGCTCGGGTGCGGATTACTCGAACGCTAACCAGTTCTACATGCGCACCGACGACAACGGCAACCCGCTCGACAATCAGAAGCGTTGGGAGCGTGACGTCGAAGTCAAATACGTTGTCCAAACCGGTCCGGCAAAAGATCTGTCCTTCCGGTTGCGCCAGGCAACCACGCGTGCCACTGCTTTCGAATCGGATCTGGATGAAACTCGTGTAATCATCGAGTACCCGCTTTCGATTCTGTAA
- a CDS encoding sigma-54 interaction domain-containing protein, producing the protein MLAASHPAILALVSYLEHDVLPSIVLDTDYNILAANAAYRRQFGNEEHAPIGEKCHRVSHHYAVPCDQAGEHCPLRKSLDSKVPERVLHIHHTPRGPEHVDVELRPILDDEGRVVAFVERLTSVTLASAQPQQQGLVGRAPAFKNAVASLQRAAPAQIPVLLQGESGTGKELFARALHLGSPRANGPLVVVDCTGLTESLFESELFGYEKGAFTGATQRKIGLAEAAHGGTLFLDEIGEVPLAMQVKLLRLIESGSFRPVGSTRTVHSDFRLVSATHKPLKEMAAEGTFREDLYYRISGFPIRLPSLRERVEDLPLLCESLLQRMAGKHSPKVTAEALACLNLHTFPGNIRELRNILERARLFADDGLIRPEHLPEDIHPTVRQPGVRGRRNEMADLAHALETFSGSRSELADQLGMSERTLYRRLKALGIS; encoded by the coding sequence ATGCTAGCCGCTTCCCATCCCGCGATCCTCGCGCTGGTGTCCTACCTCGAACACGATGTGCTACCCAGCATCGTGCTGGATACCGACTACAACATCCTGGCTGCCAACGCGGCGTACCGTCGTCAGTTCGGCAACGAGGAGCACGCGCCGATCGGCGAAAAATGCCACCGGGTCTCGCACCACTATGCCGTGCCCTGCGACCAGGCCGGGGAGCATTGCCCGCTGCGCAAGTCGCTGGACAGCAAAGTGCCCGAGCGCGTGCTGCACATCCATCACACCCCGCGAGGGCCGGAGCATGTGGATGTGGAACTGCGCCCGATCCTCGATGACGAGGGCAGGGTGGTGGCCTTCGTCGAACGCCTGACCAGCGTCACACTGGCATCGGCACAACCTCAACAACAAGGGTTGGTTGGCCGGGCGCCAGCCTTCAAGAACGCCGTGGCCAGTTTGCAACGTGCAGCCCCTGCGCAGATTCCGGTACTGCTCCAGGGCGAGTCGGGTACGGGCAAGGAGCTGTTCGCCCGCGCCTTGCACCTGGGTAGCCCCCGTGCCAATGGCCCCCTGGTGGTGGTGGACTGCACCGGGCTGACCGAGTCGTTGTTCGAGAGTGAACTGTTCGGCTATGAGAAGGGCGCCTTCACCGGCGCGACTCAACGCAAGATCGGCCTGGCCGAGGCTGCTCACGGTGGCACCCTGTTCCTCGATGAGATTGGTGAAGTACCGCTGGCGATGCAGGTGAAACTGCTGCGCCTGATCGAATCCGGCAGCTTCCGTCCGGTCGGCAGCACGCGCACGGTCCATTCGGATTTCCGCCTGGTCTCGGCCACGCACAAGCCCTTGAAGGAGATGGCCGCCGAAGGGACGTTTCGCGAAGACCTGTATTACCGCATCAGCGGATTCCCGATTCGCCTGCCATCGCTGCGTGAGCGAGTCGAGGATTTACCGTTGCTCTGTGAGAGTCTGCTGCAACGCATGGCCGGCAAGCACTCGCCCAAGGTCACCGCCGAAGCACTCGCTTGCCTCAACCTGCATACATTCCCAGGCAACATTCGCGAGCTCAGAAACATCTTGGAGCGCGCGCGGTTGTTTGCTGATGATGGGCTGATTCGTCCCGAACATCTTCCGGAAGATATCCACCCGACTGTAAGGCAACCAGGTGTTCGGGGACGTAGGAACGAAATGGCCGATCTGGCCCATGCCCTGGAAACCTTCAGCGGTTCCCGAAGTGAATTGGCCGATCAACTCGGGATGAGCGAACGCACGTTGTACCGCCGACTTAAAGCATTGGGGATTTCGTAG
- a CDS encoding CusA/CzcA family heavy metal efflux RND transporter has product MFERIIRFAIEQRIVVMIAVLIMAGIGIYSYQKLPIDAVPDITNVQVQINTAAPGYSPLETEQRITFPVETAMAGLPGLQQTRSLSRSGLSQVTVIFKDGTDIFFARQLINERLQVAKEQLPEGVEAVMGPVSTGLGEIFLWTVEAEDGAVKEDGTPYTPTDLRVIQDWIIKPQLRNVPGVAEINTIGGYAKQFLVAPDPKRLATYKLTLNDLVAALESNNANVGAGYIERNGEQLLIRAPGQVGNIEDIANIVITSVDGAPIRISSVADVSIGKELRTGAATENGREVVLGTVFMLIGENSRTVSQAVAAKLADINRTLPKGVVAVTVYDRTNLVEKAIATVKKNLVEGAILVIAILFLFLGNIRAALITAMVIPLSMLFTFTGMFNNKVSANLMSLGALDFGIIVDGAVVIVENAIRRLAHAQHKHGRMLTKTERFHEVFAAAREARRPLIFGQLIIMVVYLPIFALTGVEGKMFHPMAFTVVMALLGAMVLSVTFVPAAIAMFVTGKVKEEEGVVMRTARLRYEPVLQWVLGHRNIAFSAAVALVVLSGLLASRMGSEFIPSLSEGDFAMQAMRVPGTSLTQSVEMQQRLEKAVIAQVPEVERMFARSGTAEIASDPMPPNASDAYIMLKPQDQWPNPKKPRDELIAEVQKAAAGVPGSNYELSQPIQLRFNELISGVRSDVAVKVFGDDMDVLNNTANKIAAALKAVPGSSEVKVEQTSGLPVLTINIDREKAARYGLNIADVQNSIAIAVGGRQAGTLYEGDRRFDMVVRLPETVRTDVAGMSSLLIPVPANAAQGANQIGFIPLSQVANLDLQLGPNQISRENGKRLVIVSANVRGRDLGSFVEEATASLDKKVQIPAGYWTTWGGQFEQLQSAAKRLQIVVPVALLLVMTLLFLMFNNLKDGMLVFTGIPFALTGGVVALWLRDIPLSISAGVGFIALSGVAVLNGLVMIAFIRGLREEGRTLRQAVDEGALTRLRPVLMTALVASLGFIPMALATGTGAEVQRPLATVVIGGILSSTALTLLVLPALYHWAHRKDEDGDEAEVVS; this is encoded by the coding sequence ATGTTTGAACGTATCATCAGATTCGCCATCGAGCAGCGCATCGTAGTAATGATCGCCGTTCTGATCATGGCGGGTATCGGTATCTACAGCTATCAAAAGCTGCCCATCGATGCGGTACCCGATATCACCAACGTCCAGGTGCAGATCAACACTGCAGCGCCTGGTTACTCGCCCTTGGAAACCGAACAACGGATCACGTTTCCAGTTGAAACGGCCATGGCCGGTCTCCCGGGCCTTCAGCAGACCCGTTCCCTGTCTCGCTCTGGCCTGTCTCAGGTCACCGTGATCTTCAAGGATGGCACTGACATCTTCTTTGCCCGCCAGTTGATCAACGAGCGGCTGCAGGTTGCGAAGGAACAGCTGCCAGAAGGTGTAGAGGCCGTCATGGGTCCGGTATCTACCGGCCTCGGCGAGATCTTCCTGTGGACTGTTGAAGCCGAAGATGGCGCGGTCAAAGAGGACGGTACGCCGTACACCCCGACCGACCTGCGCGTGATCCAGGACTGGATCATCAAGCCTCAGCTGCGTAACGTCCCGGGTGTGGCCGAGATCAATACCATCGGCGGTTATGCCAAGCAGTTCCTGGTTGCGCCGGATCCAAAGCGCCTGGCTACCTACAAGCTGACACTCAATGACCTGGTCGCAGCGTTGGAAAGTAACAACGCCAACGTCGGTGCCGGCTACATCGAGCGTAATGGTGAACAGTTGCTCATCCGTGCACCGGGTCAGGTAGGCAATATCGAAGACATCGCCAACATCGTGATCACCAGTGTGGATGGTGCACCGATTCGCATCAGCAGCGTTGCTGACGTCAGCATCGGTAAAGAGCTCCGTACAGGTGCTGCTACTGAGAACGGCCGCGAAGTCGTGCTCGGTACCGTGTTCATGCTGATTGGTGAAAACAGCCGCACCGTATCTCAAGCTGTCGCCGCCAAATTGGCGGACATCAACCGCACCCTGCCAAAGGGCGTGGTGGCTGTGACTGTTTACGACCGTACCAACCTGGTTGAAAAAGCCATCGCGACGGTGAAGAAGAACCTGGTGGAAGGCGCGATCCTGGTTATCGCCATTCTGTTCCTGTTCCTCGGCAACATCCGTGCGGCTCTGATCACCGCGATGGTGATTCCGCTGTCCATGCTGTTCACCTTCACAGGCATGTTCAACAACAAGGTCAGTGCCAACTTAATGAGTTTGGGGGCACTCGACTTCGGCATCATCGTCGACGGTGCCGTGGTTATTGTAGAAAACGCGATCCGTCGACTGGCTCATGCGCAACATAAGCATGGCCGCATGCTCACCAAAACCGAACGCTTCCACGAGGTCTTTGCCGCGGCGCGAGAAGCTCGCCGGCCGCTGATCTTCGGTCAGCTGATCATCATGGTGGTGTACCTGCCGATCTTCGCCCTCACCGGCGTCGAAGGCAAAATGTTCCACCCGATGGCCTTCACCGTTGTGATGGCGCTGCTGGGTGCAATGGTCCTGTCCGTTACCTTTGTTCCTGCAGCTATTGCCATGTTCGTCACTGGCAAGGTGAAGGAAGAGGAAGGCGTGGTCATGCGCACAGCTCGACTGCGCTATGAACCGGTTCTGCAATGGGTGCTGGGACATCGGAACATCGCTTTCTCGGCCGCAGTAGCCTTGGTCGTGCTCAGTGGTTTGCTGGCAAGTCGTATGGGTAGCGAGTTCATCCCAAGCCTCAGTGAGGGTGACTTTGCGATGCAGGCCATGCGTGTGCCTGGAACGAGCCTCACTCAATCTGTCGAGATGCAGCAGCGTCTGGAGAAAGCGGTGATTGCGCAGGTGCCTGAAGTTGAGCGGATGTTCGCACGCTCGGGTACCGCAGAAATTGCATCTGACCCGATGCCGCCGAACGCCTCTGACGCCTACATCATGCTCAAGCCTCAGGATCAGTGGCCTAACCCGAAGAAGCCTCGTGATGAGCTGATTGCTGAAGTGCAGAAGGCCGCAGCGGGTGTTCCAGGAAGCAACTACGAGTTGTCGCAGCCAATCCAACTGCGTTTCAACGAGCTGATTTCGGGCGTGCGTAGTGACGTCGCTGTGAAAGTCTTCGGCGATGACATGGACGTGCTCAACAACACCGCCAACAAGATCGCGGCAGCGCTCAAAGCGGTCCCGGGCTCATCGGAAGTGAAAGTTGAGCAGACATCCGGCCTGCCGGTGCTGACCATCAACATTGACCGCGAAAAAGCAGCACGCTACGGCCTGAACATCGCGGATGTTCAGAACTCGATCGCTATCGCCGTGGGTGGCCGTCAGGCCGGCACGCTGTATGAGGGCGACCGTCGGTTCGACATGGTAGTACGCCTACCAGAGACCGTTCGCACCGACGTAGCGGGTATGTCCAGCTTGCTGATCCCGGTACCTGCCAATGCGGCACAGGGTGCCAATCAGATCGGCTTCATCCCGCTGTCCCAGGTCGCCAATCTGGACCTGCAACTGGGCCCGAACCAAATCAGCCGCGAGAACGGCAAACGTCTGGTTATCGTCAGCGCCAACGTTCGAGGCCGCGATCTGGGGTCCTTCGTTGAGGAGGCGACCGCATCGCTGGACAAGAAGGTGCAAATCCCTGCGGGCTACTGGACGACTTGGGGGGGCCAGTTCGAGCAGCTGCAGTCGGCTGCCAAACGCCTGCAGATCGTTGTTCCAGTCGCCTTGCTGCTGGTCATGACCTTGTTGTTCCTGATGTTCAACAACCTGAAGGACGGCATGCTGGTCTTCACCGGTATTCCATTCGCACTCACCGGTGGTGTTGTGGCGTTGTGGCTGCGGGACATCCCACTGTCGATCTCGGCAGGTGTCGGCTTCATTGCACTGTCCGGCGTTGCAGTACTGAACGGCCTGGTGATGATTGCCTTCATCCGCGGGCTAAGGGAGGAGGGACGAACGCTCAGACAGGCAGTCGATGAAGGTGCATTGACCCGTCTGCGACCTGTTCTGATGACAGCCTTGGTAGCGTCCCTGGGCTTCATCCCGATGGCTTTGGCCACCGGCACCGGTGCCGAAGTTCAGCGGCCATTGGCGACGGTGGTGATTGGCGGGATCCTGTCCTCCACCGCACTGACCTTGCTGGTACTGCCTGCCCTGTATCACTGGGCACACCGCAAGGATGAAGACGGCGACGAGGCCGAAGTGGTTAGCTAA
- a CDS encoding DUF2790 domain-containing protein, which produces MKKLIIAAALVVFSVASQANTFSESKQLQYTKEHQTAVAKYAEKNGKPMPEIQDYKYGMKIDVAKFVRQSQDPRTCQVYPRLMTFEDSQGTLKTVRYSMYSQCINNK; this is translated from the coding sequence ATGAAAAAGCTAATTATCGCTGCTGCACTTGTTGTTTTCTCGGTGGCTTCGCAGGCCAACACTTTCTCCGAGAGCAAGCAGCTTCAATACACCAAGGAACACCAGACCGCAGTGGCCAAGTACGCGGAGAAAAATGGCAAGCCAATGCCAGAGATTCAGGATTACAAATATGGCATGAAGATAGACGTTGCGAAATTCGTACGTCAGTCGCAGGACCCCCGTACCTGCCAGGTCTATCCACGGTTGATGACCTTCGAGGACTCCCAGGGCACGCTCAAGACTGTTCGTTACTCGATGTATTCGCAATGCATCAACAACAAGTAG
- a CDS encoding heavy metal response regulator transcription factor gives MRILVIEDEVKTAEYVRQGLTECGYVVDCVHTGSDGLFLAKQHEYELIILDINLPEMDGWQVLELLRRKNCPSRIMMLTARSRLADKVRGLENGADDYLIKPFEFPELLARVRALMRRSDHPASVEVIRVADLELDQSRHRAFRDGQRIDLTTKEFALLHYLMRNTGVVLSRTQIISQVWDMNFDCDTNVVEVSIRRLRAKIDDPFETKLIHTLRGVGYVLEKR, from the coding sequence ATGCGAATTCTGGTAATTGAGGATGAAGTAAAAACTGCGGAGTATGTGCGTCAAGGTCTGACGGAATGTGGCTATGTCGTAGATTGCGTCCACACCGGGTCAGATGGATTATTCTTGGCTAAGCAGCACGAATATGAGCTGATTATCCTGGATATAAATCTGCCAGAGATGGACGGTTGGCAGGTCCTTGAGTTGTTGCGTCGTAAAAACTGCCCTTCCCGTATCATGATGCTGACGGCGAGAAGCCGGCTGGCGGATAAGGTCCGGGGGCTGGAGAACGGAGCAGATGACTACCTGATCAAGCCATTTGAGTTCCCTGAGCTGCTGGCCCGGGTTCGCGCCTTGATGCGCAGGTCAGATCACCCTGCATCCGTAGAGGTCATTCGCGTCGCTGACCTGGAGCTTGATCAGAGCCGGCACAGGGCATTCAGGGACGGTCAGCGCATTGACCTGACCACGAAAGAATTCGCGTTACTGCATTACCTGATGCGTAATACCGGTGTGGTGCTGAGCCGCACCCAAATTATTTCGCAGGTTTGGGATATGAATTTTGACTGCGACACAAACGTTGTAGAGGTGTCGATTCGAAGACTCAGAGCCAAGATAGATGACCCTTTCGAGACCAAACTGATACATACGCTTCGGGGCGTAGGGTATGTGCTTGAAAAACGATAG
- a CDS encoding efflux RND transporter periplasmic adaptor subunit, giving the protein MDNKRKIALAVAAVAALGFGSLAWNNSSGQQAASTAEHGANDGHGDEKKAASAAKEEGDEGHGEEGHSEEGGEEEGKLTLSAEQIKAAGVALEAAAPRDLGTVVSFPGEIRFDEDRTAHVVPRVPGVVEAVQANLGETVKKGQVLAVIASQQISDLRSEQQAAQRRVELARVTFEREKQLWQDKISAEQDYLQARQALQEAEISLANAKQKVGAIGASVNSVGGNRYELRAPFDAVVVEKHLTVGEVVSEATNAFILSDLNQVWATFAVPPTDLGKVTTGRAVKVSSPDMNVEVEGKVGYVGSLLGEQNRAATVRVTLTNPNGAWRPGLFVNIAVTFQTDRVAVAVPEHAVQTVEDKPSVFVRTPDGFDTRPVKLGRRDNGYVEIIDGIEAGAQVATSGSFTLKSELGKASAEHGH; this is encoded by the coding sequence ATGGATAACAAACGCAAGATCGCCCTCGCGGTAGCCGCTGTGGCAGCCCTCGGATTTGGCAGCCTTGCCTGGAACAACAGTTCCGGACAGCAGGCCGCCAGTACTGCCGAGCATGGCGCTAACGATGGCCATGGCGACGAAAAGAAAGCCGCATCTGCCGCCAAAGAGGAAGGTGATGAGGGCCATGGTGAAGAAGGCCACAGCGAAGAGGGCGGTGAAGAAGAGGGCAAGCTGACGCTCAGCGCTGAACAGATCAAGGCCGCTGGTGTTGCCCTGGAAGCTGCAGCGCCTCGTGACCTCGGTACCGTCGTGAGCTTCCCTGGCGAAATTCGCTTCGACGAAGATCGTACTGCCCACGTGGTTCCTCGTGTTCCTGGCGTTGTTGAGGCTGTCCAGGCCAACCTGGGCGAGACGGTCAAGAAAGGGCAAGTCCTCGCGGTAATCGCCAGCCAGCAGATCTCTGACCTGCGCAGCGAACAACAGGCCGCACAGCGTCGCGTCGAACTGGCGCGTGTGACCTTCGAACGTGAGAAGCAACTGTGGCAGGACAAGATCTCTGCAGAGCAAGACTACCTCCAAGCACGCCAAGCGCTGCAAGAAGCGGAGATCTCCTTGGCCAACGCCAAGCAGAAGGTCGGCGCAATCGGTGCCTCGGTTAACTCCGTTGGCGGTAATCGTTACGAGCTCCGCGCTCCCTTCGACGCCGTGGTAGTGGAGAAACACCTGACCGTCGGCGAAGTCGTCAGCGAGGCGACCAACGCCTTCATCCTTTCCGACCTGAATCAGGTCTGGGCGACCTTCGCAGTTCCGCCGACAGATCTGGGCAAGGTCACGACTGGCCGTGCAGTGAAAGTCTCTTCGCCTGACATGAACGTCGAGGTCGAAGGGAAGGTGGGTTATGTCGGCAGCCTGCTGGGCGAGCAAAACCGTGCAGCTACTGTCCGCGTCACCTTGACCAACCCCAACGGCGCCTGGCGTCCAGGCCTGTTCGTAAACATTGCGGTCACCTTCCAGACCGATCGAGTTGCCGTAGCGGTCCCTGAGCACGCTGTGCAGACCGTTGAAGACAAACCTTCGGTATTCGTACGCACCCCAGATGGCTTTGACACCCGCCCGGTAAAACTGGGTCGCCGCGACAATGGGTACGTGGAAATCATCGACGGTATTGAAGCCGGCGCCCAGGTAGCAACCAGTGGCAGCTTCACACTCAAGTCCGAGCTCGGCAAAGCTTCTGCCGAACACGGTCACTGA
- a CDS encoding TolC family protein, protein MPRYNRNVLPKTPVSPWKIAALCAVISGLMAPAALAQSISLPQALSTAMDANPDLAAARQEIGIADGARKQAGLIPNPTISYDVEDTRRNTSQTTVSLSQTLELGGKRGARVDVATYGQTAAQLELDRRVNGLRADVVQAFYAALRAQTGLDLAKQSLELTERGLRIVDGRVRAGKSSPVEATRAQVQLAEAQLQVRRAETEKATAYQQLAQITGSSVTVFDRLESPTLSPGLPPRTEDLLAKLDQTAEMRQAVVQIDKSDASLGSEKAQRIPNLTVSVGSQYDRSVRERVNTVGLSMPLPLFDRNQGNILSASRRADQARDQRNAVELRLRTETQTALNQWSTAMQEVESYDKTILPSAQQAVETATRGFEMGKFGFIEVLDAQRTLIVARGQYLESLAAATNARAQVERVYGEVGSTAGTR, encoded by the coding sequence GTGCCCCGGTATAACCGCAATGTCTTACCCAAGACCCCCGTCTCGCCCTGGAAGATCGCTGCACTCTGTGCAGTCATCTCTGGGTTGATGGCGCCTGCAGCCCTTGCCCAAAGCATCAGCTTGCCCCAGGCGCTTTCGACGGCCATGGATGCCAACCCAGACCTGGCCGCGGCCAGGCAAGAAATTGGGATCGCTGATGGTGCTCGCAAGCAGGCCGGGCTTATCCCCAACCCCACAATCTCGTATGACGTGGAAGACACCCGTCGTAACACCAGCCAGACGACTGTCTCTCTCAGCCAGACCCTTGAGCTGGGCGGTAAGCGGGGGGCTCGTGTTGACGTCGCCACATACGGGCAGACCGCCGCACAGCTTGAGTTAGACCGTCGCGTTAACGGCCTGCGTGCAGATGTCGTCCAAGCCTTTTACGCCGCGTTGCGGGCCCAGACAGGTCTCGACCTGGCCAAGCAATCTCTCGAACTGACTGAGCGCGGTCTTCGCATCGTCGATGGCCGTGTTCGCGCAGGTAAGTCGTCCCCAGTGGAGGCGACCCGCGCTCAAGTGCAACTGGCCGAAGCCCAGCTGCAAGTTCGACGTGCAGAAACGGAAAAAGCGACCGCTTACCAACAGCTCGCTCAAATTACCGGGAGCTCAGTCACCGTGTTTGATCGACTCGAATCGCCAACCCTCTCCCCGGGCTTGCCACCTCGCACTGAAGATCTGCTGGCTAAGCTCGACCAAACAGCAGAAATGCGTCAGGCCGTGGTGCAGATAGACAAGAGCGATGCCTCGCTCGGCTCAGAGAAAGCTCAGCGTATCCCGAACCTTACTGTCAGTGTAGGTAGCCAGTACGACCGCTCTGTGCGCGAGCGGGTCAACACTGTGGGCCTGTCTATGCCTTTGCCGCTGTTCGATCGTAACCAGGGCAACATTCTTTCCGCTTCTCGTCGTGCAGATCAGGCCCGGGACCAGCGCAATGCTGTTGAGCTGCGCCTGCGCACCGAAACCCAAACCGCGTTGAACCAATGGTCCACCGCCATGCAGGAGGTCGAGTCCTACGACAAGACCATTCTGCCTTCAGCCCAACAAGCCGTAGAGACCGCAACCCGCGGCTTCGAGATGGGCAAATTCGGTTTCATCGAAGTGCTGGATGCCCAGCGCACCTTGATCGTCGCTCGTGGCCAATACCTCGAATCGTTGGCAGCGGCGACCAATGCGCGTGCGCAGGTGGAAAGGGTTTATGGCGAAGTCGGCTCAACCGCCGGCACTCGCTGA